In one Phyllostomus discolor isolate MPI-MPIP mPhyDis1 chromosome 8, mPhyDis1.pri.v3, whole genome shotgun sequence genomic region, the following are encoded:
- the ASB16 gene encoding ankyrin repeat and SOCS box protein 16, with the protein MAREPFPSTSSTLRSLRLQREWLEWEERRRAAAAQQWCRGPRCPPSSRARLTRPRHSCRDPAVHSALFSGDLQQVQALFQDEDAANMIVETVSDQLAWSPEQGFWVLTPKTKQTVPLTIAAARGYTACARHLIQQGAELDARVGGRAALHEACAQAQSDCVRLLLTFGAKANVLSEEGTTPLHLCTAPGSLQCAKLLLEAGATVNAAARDSEVTPLHVAAARGLEEHVALYLEHGADVGLRTSQGETALNAACAGAEGPGSGRKYQAAARRLLEAGADARVAGHKRHTPLHNACANGCGALAELLLRHGACAGVPNAAGHTPMDCALQAVQDVPSWEPEVLFSALLDYGAQPAQPEMLKHCANFPRALEVLLNAYPCVPSGDTWVEAVLPELWQEHEAFYSSALSMANQPRRLQHLARLAVRAQLGNRCRQAAACLPLPQLLRDYLLLRVEGHIQ; encoded by the exons ATGGCCAGAGAGCCCTTCCCCTCTACCTCTTCCACACTGCGCTCTCTCCGCCTGCAGCGCGAGTGGCTGGAGTGGGAGGAGCGGCGCCGGGCAGCAGCAGCCCAGCAGTGGTGCCGGGGTCCGAGGTGTCCCCCGAGTTCCAGGGCCCGGCTCACTAGGCCCCGCCACTCTTGCCGAGACCCGGCGGTCCACAGCGCCCTGTTCTCTGGCGACCTGCAACAGGTCCAAGCCTTGTTCCAAGATGAAGATGCCGCCAACATGATTGTGGAGACCGTGAGCGACCAGCTGGCCTGGTCGCCGGAACAGG GGTTCTGGGTGCTGACCCCCAAGACCAAGCAGACCGTGCCCCTCACTATTGCTGCGGCCCGAGGTTATACCGCCTGCGCCCGCCACCTCATCCAGCAGGGAGCTGAGCTGGATGCCCGGGTCGGGGGCCGGGCAGCCCTGCACGAGGCGTGTGCCCAGGCCCAGTCTGACTGCGTGCGGCTGCTGCTGACCTTTGGCGCCAAGGCCAATGTGTTGTCGGAGGAAGGCACAACTCCCTTGCACCTCTGCACAGCCCCCGGGTCCTTGCA GTGTGCCAAGCTGCTGTTGGAGGCGGGGGCTACCGTGAACGCCGCTGCGAGGGACAGCGAGGTGACACCCCTGCACGTGGCGGCCGCACGCGGCCTGGAGGAGCACGTGGCTCTCTACTTGGAGCACGGGGCCGACGTGGGCCTgcgcaccagccagggtgagacgGCTCTGAACGCGGCGTGTGCTGGGGCCGAGGGCCCGGGCAGTGGCCGGAAGTACCAGGCTGCGGCGCGCCGGCTCCTGGAGGCCGGGGCCGATGCCCGGGTGGCCGGGCACAAGCGCCACACACCGCTGCACAACGCCTGCGCCAACGGCTGCGGGGCCTTGGCCGAGCTGCTGCTGCGCCACGGGGCCTGCGCGGGGGTGCCCAACGCGGCAGGCCACACGCCCATGGACTGCGCGCTGCAGGCTGTCCAGGACGTTCCTAGCTGGGAGCCCGAGGTCCTCTTCTCGGCACTGCTGGACTACGGGGCCCAGCCAGCGCAGCCGGAG ATGCTGAAGCACTGTGCCAACTTTCCTCGGGCCCTGGAAGTCCTGCTTAATGCCTACCCTTGTGTGCCGTCCGGTGACACGTGGGTGGAGGCCGTGCTCCCTGAGCTGTGGCAG GAGCACGAAGCCTTCTACAGCTCGGCCCTGAGCATGGCGAACCAGCCAAGGCGCCTGCAGCACCTGGCCCGGCTGGCTGTGCGCGCTCAGCTGGGGAACCGCTGCCGCCAGGCTGccgcctgcctccccctgccGCAGCTCCTCAGGGACTACCTGCTGCTTCGTGTGGAGGGGCACATCCAGTGA
- the TMUB2 gene encoding transmembrane and ubiquitin-like domain-containing protein 2 isoform X1 → MISRHLQNNLMSVDPVNSQAMELSDVTLIEGVGNEVTVVAGVVVLILALVLAWLSTYVADSSSNQLLGAIVSAGDTSVLHLGHVDHLVAGQGTPEPTELPHPSEGNDEKAEEAGEGGDPTAEPGAGGGVEPSLEHLLDIQGLPKRHVGPESSGPQAPLRSEDSASLPPSPGLINVRLKFLNDTEELAVARPEDTVGTLKSKYFPGQESQMKLIYQGRLLQDPARTLRSLNITNNCVIHCHRSPPGSAVAGPSASLAPSSATESPSLGVSVGSLMVPVFVVLLGVVWYFRINYRQFFTAPATVSLVGVTVFFSFLVFGMYGR, encoded by the exons ATGATTTCCCGGCATCTTCAAAACAACCTTATGAG TGTGGACCCGGTCAACAGCCAGGCCATGGAACTCTCTGATGTCACCCTTATTGAGGGTGTGGGTAATGAGGTGACTGTGGTGGCAGGTGTGGTGGTGCTGATTCTAGCCTTGGTCCTAGCTTGGCTCTCTACCTATGTAGCAGACAGCAGTAGCAACCAGCTCCTGGGCGCTATTGTGTCAGCTGGCGACACATCCGTCCTCCACCTGGGGCATGTGGACCATCTGGTGGCGGGCCAAGGCACCCCAGAGCCAACTGAACTCCCGCATCCATCAGAGGGTAATGATGAGAAGGCTGAAGAGGCTGGAGAAGGTGGAGACCCGACAGCGgagcctggagctgggggtggtgTTGAGCCCAGCCTTGAGCATCTGCTTGACATCCAAGGCCTGCCCAAGAGACACGTGGGCCCAGAGAGCAGCGGTCCACAAGCTCCGCTGAGATCTGAGGATagtgcctccctgcctcccagccccggcCTCATCAATGTACGGCTCAAATTCCTCAATGACACCGAGGAGCTGGCTGTGGCCAGGCCAGAAGATACTGTGGGTACCCTAAAGAG CAAGTACTTCCCTGGACAAGAGAGCCAGATGAAACTGATCTACCAGGGCCGCCTGCTGCAGGACCCAGCCCGAACGCTGCGTTCCCTGAACATTACCAACAACTGTGTGATCCACTGCCACCGCTCACCCCCGGGGTCAGCTGTTGCAGGCCCCTCGGCCTCCCTGGCCCCCTCGTCAGCCACCGAGTCCCCCAGCCTTGGTGTCAGTGTGGGCAGCCTCATGGTGCCTGTGTTTGTGGTGCTGTTGGGTGTGGTCTGGTACTTCCGTATCAATTACCGCCAGTTCTTCACAGCACCTGCCACTGTCTCCCTGGTGGGGGTCACCGTCTTCTTCAGCTTCCTAGTATTTGGGATGTATGGACGATAA
- the TMUB2 gene encoding transmembrane and ubiquitin-like domain-containing protein 2 isoform X2, translated as MELSDVTLIEGVGNEVTVVAGVVVLILALVLAWLSTYVADSSSNQLLGAIVSAGDTSVLHLGHVDHLVAGQGTPEPTELPHPSEGNDEKAEEAGEGGDPTAEPGAGGGVEPSLEHLLDIQGLPKRHVGPESSGPQAPLRSEDSASLPPSPGLINVRLKFLNDTEELAVARPEDTVGTLKSKYFPGQESQMKLIYQGRLLQDPARTLRSLNITNNCVIHCHRSPPGSAVAGPSASLAPSSATESPSLGVSVGSLMVPVFVVLLGVVWYFRINYRQFFTAPATVSLVGVTVFFSFLVFGMYGR; from the exons ATGGAACTCTCTGATGTCACCCTTATTGAGGGTGTGGGTAATGAGGTGACTGTGGTGGCAGGTGTGGTGGTGCTGATTCTAGCCTTGGTCCTAGCTTGGCTCTCTACCTATGTAGCAGACAGCAGTAGCAACCAGCTCCTGGGCGCTATTGTGTCAGCTGGCGACACATCCGTCCTCCACCTGGGGCATGTGGACCATCTGGTGGCGGGCCAAGGCACCCCAGAGCCAACTGAACTCCCGCATCCATCAGAGGGTAATGATGAGAAGGCTGAAGAGGCTGGAGAAGGTGGAGACCCGACAGCGgagcctggagctgggggtggtgTTGAGCCCAGCCTTGAGCATCTGCTTGACATCCAAGGCCTGCCCAAGAGACACGTGGGCCCAGAGAGCAGCGGTCCACAAGCTCCGCTGAGATCTGAGGATagtgcctccctgcctcccagccccggcCTCATCAATGTACGGCTCAAATTCCTCAATGACACCGAGGAGCTGGCTGTGGCCAGGCCAGAAGATACTGTGGGTACCCTAAAGAG CAAGTACTTCCCTGGACAAGAGAGCCAGATGAAACTGATCTACCAGGGCCGCCTGCTGCAGGACCCAGCCCGAACGCTGCGTTCCCTGAACATTACCAACAACTGTGTGATCCACTGCCACCGCTCACCCCCGGGGTCAGCTGTTGCAGGCCCCTCGGCCTCCCTGGCCCCCTCGTCAGCCACCGAGTCCCCCAGCCTTGGTGTCAGTGTGGGCAGCCTCATGGTGCCTGTGTTTGTGGTGCTGTTGGGTGTGGTCTGGTACTTCCGTATCAATTACCGCCAGTTCTTCACAGCACCTGCCACTGTCTCCCTGGTGGGGGTCACCGTCTTCTTCAGCTTCCTAGTATTTGGGATGTATGGACGATAA
- the ATXN7L3 gene encoding ataxin-7-like protein 3 isoform X1, with translation MKMEEMSLSGLDNSKLEAIAQEIYADLVEDSCLGFCFEVHRAVKCGYFFLDDTDPDSMKDFEIVDQPGLDIFGQVFNQWKSKECVCPNCSRSIAASRFAPHLEKCLGMGRNSSRIANRRIANSNSMNKSESDQEDNDDINDNDWSYGSEKKAKKRKSDKLWYLPFQNPNSPRRSKSLKHKNGFSVCTSASNTLPLLFSSSGELSNSDPFKYNNSTGISYETLGPEELRSLLTTQCGVISEHTKKMCTRSLRCPQHTDEQRRAVRIYFLGPSAVLPEVESSLDNDSFDMADSQALISRLQWDGSSDLSPSDSGSSKTSENQGWGLGTNSSESRKTKKKKSHLSLVGTASGLGSNKKKKPKPPAPPTPSIYDDIN, from the exons atgaaaatggagGAAATGTCTTTGTCTGGCCTGGATAACAGCAAACTAGAG GCCATCGCTCAGGAGATATACGCCGACCTGGTTGAGGATTCCTGTTTGGGATTCTGCTTTGAGGTACACCGGGCTGTCAAGTGTGGCTACTTCTTCCTGGACGACACGGATCCTGATAGCATGAAGGACTTTG AGATCGTGGACCAGCCGGGGTTGGACATCTTTGGACAGGTTTTCAACCAGTGGAAGAGCAAGGAGTGTGTTTGCCCCAATTGCAGCCGCAGCATTGCCGCTTCCCGCTTTGCTCCCCACCTGGAGAAGTGCCTAGGAATGGGTCGGAACAGCAGCCGGATTGCCAACCGCCG GATTGCCAACAGCAACAGTATGAACAAGTCTGAGAGTGACCAAGAGGATAATGATGACATCAATGACAATGACTGGTCCTATGGCTCAGAGAAGAAAG CCAAGAAGAGAAAATCAGACAAG CTATGGTATCTCCCATTCCAGAACCCCAATTCCCCTCGAAGATCCAAgtctttaaaacacaaaaatg GGTTCTCTGTCTGTACCTCTGCATCAaacacccttccccttcttttttcttcttcaggggAACTTAGCAATTCGGATCCTTTTAAG TATAACAACTCAACTGGGATCAGCTATGAGACCCTGGGACCTGAGGAGCTTCGTAGCCTGCTCACCACG CAATGTGGGGTGATTTCTGAACACACCAAGAAGATGTGCACAAG gtCCCTGCGCTGCCCCCAGCACACAGATGAGCAGCGGCGAGCTGTGCGGATTTACTTCCTGGGACCCTCAGC CGTCCTTCCAGAGGTGGAGAGTTCCCTGGATAACGACAGCTTCGACATGGCTGACAGCCAGGCCCTGATCAGCCGGCTGCAGTGGGACGGCTCCTCTGATCTCTCGCCCTCCGATTCAGGCTCCTCCAAGACGAGCGAGAATCAGGGATGGGGTCTAG GTACCAACAGCTCTGAGTCACGGAAAacgaagaaaaagaaatcccatcTGAGCCTGGTAGGGACTGCCTCCGGCCTAGGctccaacaagaagaaaaagccaAAGCCCCCGGCACCCCCGACGCCCAGCATCTACGATGACATCAACTGA
- the ATXN7L3 gene encoding ataxin-7-like protein 3 isoform X2, producing MKMEEMSLSGLDNSKLEAIAQEIYADLVEDSCLGFCFEVHRAVKCGYFFLDDTDPDSMKDFEIVDQPGLDIFGQVFNQWKSKECVCPNCSRSIAASRFAPHLEKCLGMGRNSSRIANRRIANSNSMNKSESDQEDNDDINDNDWSYGSEKKAKKRKSDKNPNSPRRSKSLKHKNGFSVCTSASNTLPLLFSSSGELSNSDPFKYNNSTGISYETLGPEELRSLLTTQCGVISEHTKKMCTRSLRCPQHTDEQRRAVRIYFLGPSAVLPEVESSLDNDSFDMADSQALISRLQWDGSSDLSPSDSGSSKTSENQGWGLGTNSSESRKTKKKKSHLSLVGTASGLGSNKKKKPKPPAPPTPSIYDDIN from the exons atgaaaatggagGAAATGTCTTTGTCTGGCCTGGATAACAGCAAACTAGAG GCCATCGCTCAGGAGATATACGCCGACCTGGTTGAGGATTCCTGTTTGGGATTCTGCTTTGAGGTACACCGGGCTGTCAAGTGTGGCTACTTCTTCCTGGACGACACGGATCCTGATAGCATGAAGGACTTTG AGATCGTGGACCAGCCGGGGTTGGACATCTTTGGACAGGTTTTCAACCAGTGGAAGAGCAAGGAGTGTGTTTGCCCCAATTGCAGCCGCAGCATTGCCGCTTCCCGCTTTGCTCCCCACCTGGAGAAGTGCCTAGGAATGGGTCGGAACAGCAGCCGGATTGCCAACCGCCG GATTGCCAACAGCAACAGTATGAACAAGTCTGAGAGTGACCAAGAGGATAATGATGACATCAATGACAATGACTGGTCCTATGGCTCAGAGAAGAAAG CCAAGAAGAGAAAATCAGACAAG AACCCCAATTCCCCTCGAAGATCCAAgtctttaaaacacaaaaatg GGTTCTCTGTCTGTACCTCTGCATCAaacacccttccccttcttttttcttcttcaggggAACTTAGCAATTCGGATCCTTTTAAG TATAACAACTCAACTGGGATCAGCTATGAGACCCTGGGACCTGAGGAGCTTCGTAGCCTGCTCACCACG CAATGTGGGGTGATTTCTGAACACACCAAGAAGATGTGCACAAG gtCCCTGCGCTGCCCCCAGCACACAGATGAGCAGCGGCGAGCTGTGCGGATTTACTTCCTGGGACCCTCAGC CGTCCTTCCAGAGGTGGAGAGTTCCCTGGATAACGACAGCTTCGACATGGCTGACAGCCAGGCCCTGATCAGCCGGCTGCAGTGGGACGGCTCCTCTGATCTCTCGCCCTCCGATTCAGGCTCCTCCAAGACGAGCGAGAATCAGGGATGGGGTCTAG GTACCAACAGCTCTGAGTCACGGAAAacgaagaaaaagaaatcccatcTGAGCCTGGTAGGGACTGCCTCCGGCCTAGGctccaacaagaagaaaaagccaAAGCCCCCGGCACCCCCGACGCCCAGCATCTACGATGACATCAACTGA
- the ATXN7L3 gene encoding ataxin-7-like protein 3 isoform X4: protein MKMEEMSLSGLDNSKLEAIAQEIYADLVEDSCLGFCFEVHRAVKCGYFFLDDTDPDSMKDFEIVDQPGLDIFGQVFNQWKSKECVCPNCSRSIAASRFAPHLEKCLGMGRNSSRIANRRIANSNSMNKSESDQEDNDDINDNDWSYGSEKKAKKRKSDKNPNSPRRSKSLKHKNGELSNSDPFKYNNSTGISYETLGPEELRSLLTTQCGVISEHTKKMCTRSLRCPQHTDEQRRAVRIYFLGPSAVLPEVESSLDNDSFDMADSQALISRLQWDGSSDLSPSDSGSSKTSENQGWGLGTNSSESRKTKKKKSHLSLVGTASGLGSNKKKKPKPPAPPTPSIYDDIN from the exons atgaaaatggagGAAATGTCTTTGTCTGGCCTGGATAACAGCAAACTAGAG GCCATCGCTCAGGAGATATACGCCGACCTGGTTGAGGATTCCTGTTTGGGATTCTGCTTTGAGGTACACCGGGCTGTCAAGTGTGGCTACTTCTTCCTGGACGACACGGATCCTGATAGCATGAAGGACTTTG AGATCGTGGACCAGCCGGGGTTGGACATCTTTGGACAGGTTTTCAACCAGTGGAAGAGCAAGGAGTGTGTTTGCCCCAATTGCAGCCGCAGCATTGCCGCTTCCCGCTTTGCTCCCCACCTGGAGAAGTGCCTAGGAATGGGTCGGAACAGCAGCCGGATTGCCAACCGCCG GATTGCCAACAGCAACAGTATGAACAAGTCTGAGAGTGACCAAGAGGATAATGATGACATCAATGACAATGACTGGTCCTATGGCTCAGAGAAGAAAG CCAAGAAGAGAAAATCAGACAAG AACCCCAATTCCCCTCGAAGATCCAAgtctttaaaacacaaaaatg gggAACTTAGCAATTCGGATCCTTTTAAG TATAACAACTCAACTGGGATCAGCTATGAGACCCTGGGACCTGAGGAGCTTCGTAGCCTGCTCACCACG CAATGTGGGGTGATTTCTGAACACACCAAGAAGATGTGCACAAG gtCCCTGCGCTGCCCCCAGCACACAGATGAGCAGCGGCGAGCTGTGCGGATTTACTTCCTGGGACCCTCAGC CGTCCTTCCAGAGGTGGAGAGTTCCCTGGATAACGACAGCTTCGACATGGCTGACAGCCAGGCCCTGATCAGCCGGCTGCAGTGGGACGGCTCCTCTGATCTCTCGCCCTCCGATTCAGGCTCCTCCAAGACGAGCGAGAATCAGGGATGGGGTCTAG GTACCAACAGCTCTGAGTCACGGAAAacgaagaaaaagaaatcccatcTGAGCCTGGTAGGGACTGCCTCCGGCCTAGGctccaacaagaagaaaaagccaAAGCCCCCGGCACCCCCGACGCCCAGCATCTACGATGACATCAACTGA
- the ATXN7L3 gene encoding ataxin-7-like protein 3 isoform X3, which yields MKMEEMSLSGLDNSKLEAIAQEIYADLVEDSCLGFCFEVHRAVKCGYFFLDDTDPDSMKDFEIVDQPGLDIFGQVFNQWKSKECVCPNCSRSIAASRFAPHLEKCLGMGRNSSRIANRRIANSNSMNKSESDQEDNDDINDNDWSYGSEKKAKKRKSDKLWYLPFQNPNSPRRSKSLKHKNGELSNSDPFKYNNSTGISYETLGPEELRSLLTTQCGVISEHTKKMCTRSLRCPQHTDEQRRAVRIYFLGPSAVLPEVESSLDNDSFDMADSQALISRLQWDGSSDLSPSDSGSSKTSENQGWGLGTNSSESRKTKKKKSHLSLVGTASGLGSNKKKKPKPPAPPTPSIYDDIN from the exons atgaaaatggagGAAATGTCTTTGTCTGGCCTGGATAACAGCAAACTAGAG GCCATCGCTCAGGAGATATACGCCGACCTGGTTGAGGATTCCTGTTTGGGATTCTGCTTTGAGGTACACCGGGCTGTCAAGTGTGGCTACTTCTTCCTGGACGACACGGATCCTGATAGCATGAAGGACTTTG AGATCGTGGACCAGCCGGGGTTGGACATCTTTGGACAGGTTTTCAACCAGTGGAAGAGCAAGGAGTGTGTTTGCCCCAATTGCAGCCGCAGCATTGCCGCTTCCCGCTTTGCTCCCCACCTGGAGAAGTGCCTAGGAATGGGTCGGAACAGCAGCCGGATTGCCAACCGCCG GATTGCCAACAGCAACAGTATGAACAAGTCTGAGAGTGACCAAGAGGATAATGATGACATCAATGACAATGACTGGTCCTATGGCTCAGAGAAGAAAG CCAAGAAGAGAAAATCAGACAAG CTATGGTATCTCCCATTCCAGAACCCCAATTCCCCTCGAAGATCCAAgtctttaaaacacaaaaatg gggAACTTAGCAATTCGGATCCTTTTAAG TATAACAACTCAACTGGGATCAGCTATGAGACCCTGGGACCTGAGGAGCTTCGTAGCCTGCTCACCACG CAATGTGGGGTGATTTCTGAACACACCAAGAAGATGTGCACAAG gtCCCTGCGCTGCCCCCAGCACACAGATGAGCAGCGGCGAGCTGTGCGGATTTACTTCCTGGGACCCTCAGC CGTCCTTCCAGAGGTGGAGAGTTCCCTGGATAACGACAGCTTCGACATGGCTGACAGCCAGGCCCTGATCAGCCGGCTGCAGTGGGACGGCTCCTCTGATCTCTCGCCCTCCGATTCAGGCTCCTCCAAGACGAGCGAGAATCAGGGATGGGGTCTAG GTACCAACAGCTCTGAGTCACGGAAAacgaagaaaaagaaatcccatcTGAGCCTGGTAGGGACTGCCTCCGGCCTAGGctccaacaagaagaaaaagccaAAGCCCCCGGCACCCCCGACGCCCAGCATCTACGATGACATCAACTGA